In Streptomyces erythrochromogenes, the DNA window AGGCCCCACTTGATCTGGGTGGCCGGGTTGGTCTTCCAGTCGGCGCCCGCGGAGGACATCTTCGAGGCCGGCAGGGCCTGGACCAGGCCGTACGCGCCGGAAGAAGAGTTGGTCGCGGTGTGGTTCCAGCCGCTCTCGTGCGAGACGATCTTGTCGAAGGCCGCGAACTGCGCCGGGTCCTTGATCATCTGCTGCGCGATCGCCTTCGCACCCGTCGGAGCGGCCTGCGCGGGAACCGCGGCAAGCATGGAACCGGCGACGCCCAGGGCGAGGACGGAACCCACGAGGGTCTTCTTGGAAGCGGCGATGCGGCGGATGACAGTGTTGGACACGGATGAACCTTCCGAAGGGGACAAGGGCGGTCGCACGCATGCCGAAGTCATGCGTGAGCCACTCACGCGAGGGAGAGGGGTTCGTCGGCGGGGGGTGAAGCACCCCTGCCGCCTTGCGACACATCCAGTTCTACAGACGCCCCGACGCCCTGGCAAAGCCCCCGCCTACTAGCCCGCCTCGCACGCCCGGGCCCACCGACTCCGGGCAAATGGGACAAAAAGGCGCCTTTTGCCGTTCGAAGGCCTACTACCCGCCCTCGTATGTGACCTGCGTCCTGTGGGCCGCCTCACCGGCGAGGCCCCCCGAACTCACCCTCAGTGGCCGGACGCGTACCCGTCCGCGGCAGGTTTACGGACGTCTGCGCCCCCGGAATCGAAGGAGACCGGCGCATCGAACGCAGCTTTGCGCGTCGCCCGCCGCAACGCCCTGAGCAGCGTGCCGCCGAGCGTGAGCGTCAGTACGACCGTCAGCGCGGCCCGGCCCAGGTCCCAGCCCAGCGAGGTCGCCAGGTAGTACGCGACGAACCTCGCCAGGTTCGCGGCCAACGGCTCCCCCGCATGGAAGGAGATGCCGTCGCTCATGCCCGGGATGATCGTCCACCCCTGCAGGTTCATGACCGCGCCGTACGCGAACGCGCCCGCGCAGCCGTACGCGGCCAGCATCAGCAGCTCCGCCCGGCCCCGGATCCGCTCCGGACCCGGCAGCAGCCCCGCGCCCAGCGAGAACCAGCCCATCGTCAGCATCTGGAACGGCATCCACGGCCCGACCCCGCCCGTCAGCAGGGCGGAGGCGAACATCGTCACCGAGCCCAGCACGAACCCGAAGCCCGGGCCGAGCACCCGGCCGGCCAGCACCATCAGGAAGAACATCGGCTCCAGGCCGGCCGTGCCCGCGCCCAGCGGTCTCAGGGCCGCCCCGACGGCCGCGAGCACGCCGAGCATCGCCACCGCCTTCGCGTCCATGCCGTCGTCGGCGATCGTCGCCACGACGATGGCGACCAGGAGGGGCAGCAGCACCGCGAACAGCCATGGGGCGTCCTGGGAGTGCGCGAGCCCCGACTGCCGGTCGGCGAGGAGCGGCCAGCCGAAGGCCGCGATGCCGATGAGGGTGACCAGCACCAGGGCGGCGGCGGCCCGGGGGCCGATCCGGACCGGGCGGTTCGACGGGCGGTTCGCCGGGCCGGTCATCGGCCCGCCGCCGCGTCGAGAGCCTCGGCCACCTGGCCCACGGTGAGCCAGTGGCCCGGCGCCAGCACCTTCGCCACCTGCGGCGCGAAGGCCGGAGAGGACACCACGACCTCCGCCGTCGGGCCGTCCGCCACGACCTCCCCGCCCGCCAGGATCACCACGCGGTCGGCCAGCTCGGCGGCCAGCTCCACGTCGTGGGTGGCCAGGACGACGGCGTGGCCGTCGGCGGCCAGGCCGCGCAGGATCTCGATCAGGCGGGCCTTGGCGGCGTAGTCCAGACCGCGGGTCGGCTCGTCGAGCAGCAGCAGGGCGGGCCGACCCGTGAGGACCAGCGCCAGGGCCAGGGCCAGGCGCTGGCCCTCGGACAGGTCACGCGGGTGGGTGTCGTCGGGGACACCCGGCAGCAGTCCGGAGACCAGCTCGCGGCAGGTACCGGGGGCCGCGCCGGCGTCGGAGTCGGCGGCGGCGCACTCGGCGGCGACCGTGTCGGCGTAGAGCAGGTCGCGGGGCTCCTGCGGGACGAGGCCGACCCGGCGCACCATCTCGGGCGGCGGCGTACGGTGCGGGGTCCGGCCGCCGACGGTCACCTCGCCGGTGGTGGGGGCGAGCGTACCGACGAGGGTGGAGAGCAGGGTGGACTTGCCGGCGCCGTTGCGGCCCATCAGGGCGATGGTCTCGCCGGGCGCCACCGTGAGGTCGATGCCGCGCAGCACGTCGGTGCGGGCGCGGCGGAGGCCGAGGTTCCGTACCCGGGCGGTGTCGCCTGCCGTGTCGCCTGCGGCGGGCTCGGCGGGCTCCGGCTTGCCGCCGCGGCGCAGCAGGCGGCTGAGCAGGCCGGGTGCGGCGTCGCTGCGGGGGGCGCCGCCCCCGGACCCCCGCGCCTCAAACGCCGGCGAGGCTGGATTGCCGGACCCCGGCGCCTCGAGCGTCGGCGAGGCTGGATTGTCGGATCCCGGTGCCTCGAGCGTCGGCGAGGCTGGATTGTCGGATCCCGGTGCCTCGAGCGTCGGCGGGGCTGGATTGTCGGATCCCGGTGCCTCGAGCGTCGGCGGGGCTGGAAGGGCAACCGACGGCGCGGGTCCGGGCAGAGCCCCGGAAGCGGGGTTGGGGGCGGGCAGGGGGTGCACGGGGTTGCCCGGTGCGGAGCCCGCCGCGGGCGAGAGGCGGCTCCGCAGGGGGGCGGCCCGGCGGCGGGCGTCGCGGACCGAGAGGGGGAGCGGGGACCAGCCCGCGAGGCGGCCCAGGGAGACCACCGGCGGGCAGACCGGGGAGACGGCCATCACCTCGGCCGGGGAGCCCAGCACCGGCGCCGCGCCGCGGGCGGGCAGCAGCAGGACGCGGTCGGCGTACTGCACCACCCGCTCCAACCGGTGCTCCGCCATCAGCACGGTCGTGCCCAGGTCGTGGACCAGCCGCTGGAGGACCGCCAGGACCTCCTCGGCCGCCGCCGGGTCCAGCGCGGACGTCGGCTCGTCCAGCACCAGCACCTTCGGGTGCGTCGTCAGCACCGAGCCGATCGCCACCCGCTGCTGCTGGCCGCCCGACAGCGTCGCGATCGGCCGGTCGCGCAGCTCGTTCAGGCCCAGCAGGTCGAGGGTCTCCTCCACCCGGCGGCGCATCACCGCGGGCGGCAGGCCCAGGGACTCCATCCCGTAGGCCAGCTCGTCCTCCACCACGTCCGTCACGAAGTGCGCCAGGGGGTCCTGGCCCACCGTGCCCACCACGTCCGCGAGCTCCCGCGGCCGGTGCGTACGCGTGTCGCGGCCCGCGACCGTGACCCGGCCGCGCAGGGTGCCGCCCGTGAAGTGCGGGACGAGCCCGCTCACCGTCCCCAGCAGGGTGGACTTGCCGACCCCGGACGGGCCGACCAGCAGCGTCAGCTCGCCCTCCGGGATCTCCAGGTCGACGCCCTGCAGCGAGGGGGCGGAGGCGCCGTCGTAGGTGACCGACACCTGATCGAAGCGGATCACTGCGACGCCTCCTCGGGCGGTACGGGTGCCACGAAGGCGGGCAGCAGGCCGATCAGGACCGCGGCCGCCGGCCACAACGGCAGCGAGGGGGCCACCAGCGGGACCACACCCGGATGCAGACCGGCCGGATCGACACCGCCGGCGTAGATGAGCAGGCCGGCGACGGCCGCCCCGGAACCGGCGACCAGCCAGGCACGCACACCCCACCGGTCGGGCCGGTAGCGGGTGCGCACCGACCGGCGCCCGCCGAGCCGCAGGCCCGCCAGGGCCAGGGCCGCGCCGATGCCGAGCACGGGCAGCCCGTACGCCGCGCCCTGCGCGGCCAGCAGCCCGTACGTGCCCGCGCACATGCCGAGCAGGCCGCCGAGGGTGAGGACGGTGGTGGTGTGCCGGACGGCCGGCGGGACCTGCGCCGTACGGCCGTAGCCGCGGGCGTCCATCGACGCCGCGACCGCGACCGAGCGCTCCAGGGCGCCCTCCAGCACCGGCAGGCCGATCTGCAGGACGGCCTTGATCCCGCCGGTGGGGCGGCCGCGCAGCCGGCGGGCGGTGCGCAGGCGCACGACGTCGGCGACCATGTTCGGCGCGAACGTCATGGCGACGACGACGGCCACCCCCGCCTCGTAGAGGGCGGCCGGCAGGGACTTCAGCAGCCGGGCCGGATTGGCGAGGGCGTTCGCGGCACCCACGCAGACCAGGAGCGCGGCCAGCTTGGCGCCGTCGTAGAACGCGAAGACCAGCTGCTCGGCGGTGACCCTCCCGCCGAACCGGATGCCCTGCGCCCACGCGGGCAGCGGGACCTCCGGGAGGACGAAGAGGGTGTGCGAGCCGGGGATGGGCGAGCCCAGGAGCATCGAGAAGAGCAGGCGCAGGCCGATGACGACGAGGCCGAGCTTGAGGAAGGCCCCGTAGGAACGGGCCCAGGGCGCGTCCGTGCGGCGGGCGGCCACCACGAAACCGGCGACGCCGACGATCAGCCCGAGGACGAGCGGATTGGTCGTGCGCGACGCGGCGGTGGCCAGACCGAGGGCCCACAGCCACCAGGCCCCCGCGTGCAGGGCGGTGGCCCGGCCGGCCTGCGGGGGCCTGAAGCGTTCGTACGCCGACCGGCGCGGGGAGCCCGCCGCCCCGGGCGCGCTCCGGCGGGCCGGGGGCACGTCGCCGGGTGCGGCTCCGGTGGGCACTCCCGCACGTGCTCCTGCGGACGCGGATACGGGTGCGGGTGCTCCGGTGGGGCGGGACGCGGGGTGGGTCATCGGCGCCGGCGGCGGGACTGCCACACGCCCGCGGCGGCCAGGACGGCGACCGCGGCGATGCCCACCAGCAGACCGGCGGACGGGCCCCCGCCGCCCGGGGCGGACCCGGACGGCTCGGCGGACGCCTCGGCCGCGCCGGTCTCCGCGATCTGCTCCCCGCAACCGTGCTGCGGGTAGCCCGCGATGGCGCACAGCAGCGCCGCACTGTTGTAGCGCAGCGGCTTGGCGACCGCCGCCAGCGCCTCGGCCGTCGTGGCCTCCGGCGCCACCTGCGCACAGGCCGTGCGCGGGGCCTCCTGCGGGACCACCTCGCCCGACGGGGCGTCCGCCTGCACACCGAAGTCGATGACGAGGGCCACCCGCTTGCGGCCCTCCGCCGGGGCGGTCGCCCCGCACACGGCCTCGAAATCGGCAGCGGCCCGCGGCTTCGCCGCCTCCGTCGCCGCGTCCTTGCTCACCGCGAAGCGGAAGCCCTGGACCGAGCCGTCCGCGGGGCGGGCCAGCGAGGGCCCCTGCGACGCGTACGACCACTGGCCGCCGGCCGCGCCGTCCCAGAACGACCAGTAGCGGTAGCCGGCCGCCAGCGCCGGAGCGGCGGCCAGCAGGGCCAGGACGATGCCGAGAGCGAGGGCCGCGGCGGGCAGGCGGCGGCGCATCAGAGCTGGTTCTTCTTCCGGCGGCCGCTCAGCAGGATGCCGATGCCCATACCGGCCGCGGCCCCCGCACCGATGATCCACCAGAGGTTCTGGCCGCCGGACGGCTCCTCCTTCTCGCCCTCCACCTCGGTCGCGCCGGTGTCCGCGCCCTGCGGGGCCGGGCCCGTCGCGTTCAGCGCGGCCACGAGGTCGGTGCCTCCGAAGGACTTCGGGTCGGTGCCCGTGGCGTGCGCGGCGAGGACCAGGGTGCCCAGGGCGGCCGGGGAGCCCTTGGCCCACTCGGCGGAGTTGCCCTTCAGCCACTCCAGCGCGCCCGCCGCCGACTGCTTGTGCCCGGCCGCGGCGAGCGCGATCACCGCGTCGGCGGTGTTGCCGGTGTCCGCGGTCGGCTGGTCCGCACCCGGGGTGAGGGCGGTCAGGTGGCCGTCCTTCTTGAGGGCCTCGGCCAGGTAGCCGGCCGCGCCCTGGGCGGCGGCCGCGGCACCGGCGGCCGGGTCCGCGGCGGCAGCCGCCGGGCAGGTCAGCGTGGTCGCGGGGGTGTCCGTACCGGACGGGACGACGGCCGTGCCCTTGCCGAGGCCGGCGAGCGCCGCCGCGGCCGTGGCGTCGGCGTTGGCGACCAGCTTGCCGCCGACCGGCTGGAACGCGAAGGCGCCCCGGTCCGCGGCCGGCTCGGCGGCGCAGCCCAGCTGGAAGGAGAGCAGTGCCTCGTACGGGGACTTGCCCGCCTTCGACTTCGTCTCGGCCGGCTTCTCGCCCGCCGCGGTCAGGGCGCTGATCACGATGGCGGTCGAGTTGGCGTCGGTGCCGGTGTCCATGGCGCCGCCGGGGTTGGAGCTCCAGCCGCCGTCCTCGTTCTGTACGGACTTCAGCCAGCCCACGGCCTTCTTGACGCCGGCGTCGTGGCCGCCGAGCGCGGTCAGCGCCTGCACGGCCGCGGCCGTCGCGTTCGAGTCGATGTACGCCGTCGCGTCGCAGTCCTTGGTGGTGTCCGCGCGGAATGCGGGGAAGGAGCCGTTCGCGCACTGCTGGCCGACCAGCCAGTCCACGGCCTGCGCGGCGGGCTTGACGCCGACGGTGTCCTGGGCGAGCAGCGCGAAGGACTGCCGCCACACGCCGTCGTAGGCGGGGTCGTTCTTGCCGTAGAGCCCGGAGGGGATGACCGGGGGCGCGGAGGGGGAGGGCGGCGCGGTGTCGGCGAGGGCTGCGGGGGCGACACCCACGCAGAGCACGGCGGAGGCGGCGAGCGCGGCGGCGCTGCGGCGGACGGTCATGGGGGAGGGTGCCTCTCCTGCTGGGGAACCGGGGCAGGCACGCACGGGCACCGGGCTCCGGCTCCGTTTTCCTC includes these proteins:
- a CDS encoding ECF transporter S component, whose product is MTGPANRPSNRPVRIGPRAAAALVLVTLIGIAAFGWPLLADRQSGLAHSQDAPWLFAVLLPLLVAIVVATIADDGMDAKAVAMLGVLAAVGAALRPLGAGTAGLEPMFFLMVLAGRVLGPGFGFVLGSVTMFASALLTGGVGPWMPFQMLTMGWFSLGAGLLPGPERIRGRAELLMLAAYGCAGAFAYGAVMNLQGWTIIPGMSDGISFHAGEPLAANLARFVAYYLATSLGWDLGRAALTVVLTLTLGGTLLRALRRATRKAAFDAPVSFDSGGADVRKPAADGYASGH
- a CDS encoding aggregation-promoting factor C-terminal-like domain-containing protein, with protein sequence MSNTVIRRIAASKKTLVGSVLALGVAGSMLAAVPAQAAPTGAKAIAQQMIKDPAQFAAFDKIVSHESGWNHTATNSSSGAYGLVQALPASKMSSAGADWKTNPATQIKWGLDYMNERYGSPVQAWNFWQANHWY
- a CDS encoding energy-coupling factor transporter transmembrane component T → MPTGAAPGDVPPARRSAPGAAGSPRRSAYERFRPPQAGRATALHAGAWWLWALGLATAASRTTNPLVLGLIVGVAGFVVAARRTDAPWARSYGAFLKLGLVVIGLRLLFSMLLGSPIPGSHTLFVLPEVPLPAWAQGIRFGGRVTAEQLVFAFYDGAKLAALLVCVGAANALANPARLLKSLPAALYEAGVAVVVAMTFAPNMVADVVRLRTARRLRGRPTGGIKAVLQIGLPVLEGALERSVAVAASMDARGYGRTAQVPPAVRHTTTVLTLGGLLGMCAGTYGLLAAQGAAYGLPVLGIGAALALAGLRLGGRRSVRTRYRPDRWGVRAWLVAGSGAAVAGLLIYAGGVDPAGLHPGVVPLVAPSLPLWPAAAVLIGLLPAFVAPVPPEEASQ
- a CDS encoding ABC transporter ATP-binding protein; the protein is MIRFDQVSVTYDGASAPSLQGVDLEIPEGELTLLVGPSGVGKSTLLGTVSGLVPHFTGGTLRGRVTVAGRDTRTHRPRELADVVGTVGQDPLAHFVTDVVEDELAYGMESLGLPPAVMRRRVEETLDLLGLNELRDRPIATLSGGQQQRVAIGSVLTTHPKVLVLDEPTSALDPAAAEEVLAVLQRLVHDLGTTVLMAEHRLERVVQYADRVLLLPARGAAPVLGSPAEVMAVSPVCPPVVSLGRLAGWSPLPLSVRDARRRAAPLRSRLSPAAGSAPGNPVHPLPAPNPASGALPGPAPSVALPAPPTLEAPGSDNPAPPTLEAPGSDNPASPTLEAPGSDNPASPTLEAPGSGNPASPAFEARGSGGGAPRSDAAPGLLSRLLRRGGKPEPAEPAAGDTAGDTARVRNLGLRRARTDVLRGIDLTVAPGETIALMGRNGAGKSTLLSTLVGTLAPTTGEVTVGGRTPHRTPPPEMVRRVGLVPQEPRDLLYADTVAAECAAADSDAGAAPGTCRELVSGLLPGVPDDTHPRDLSEGQRLALALALVLTGRPALLLLDEPTRGLDYAAKARLIEILRGLAADGHAVVLATHDVELAAELADRVVILAGGEVVADGPTAEVVVSSPAFAPQVAKVLAPGHWLTVGQVAEALDAAAGR
- a CDS encoding prenyltransferase/squalene oxidase repeat-containing protein; translated protein: MTVRRSAAALAASAVLCVGVAPAALADTAPPSPSAPPVIPSGLYGKNDPAYDGVWRQSFALLAQDTVGVKPAAQAVDWLVGQQCANGSFPAFRADTTKDCDATAYIDSNATAAAVQALTALGGHDAGVKKAVGWLKSVQNEDGGWSSNPGGAMDTGTDANSTAIVISALTAAGEKPAETKSKAGKSPYEALLSFQLGCAAEPAADRGAFAFQPVGGKLVANADATAAAALAGLGKGTAVVPSGTDTPATTLTCPAAAAADPAAGAAAAAQGAAGYLAEALKKDGHLTALTPGADQPTADTGNTADAVIALAAAGHKQSAAGALEWLKGNSAEWAKGSPAALGTLVLAAHATGTDPKSFGGTDLVAALNATGPAPQGADTGATEVEGEKEEPSGGQNLWWIIGAGAAAGMGIGILLSGRRKKNQL
- a CDS encoding SCO2322 family protein, which encodes MRRRLPAAALALGIVLALLAAAPALAAGYRYWSFWDGAAGGQWSYASQGPSLARPADGSVQGFRFAVSKDAATEAAKPRAAADFEAVCGATAPAEGRKRVALVIDFGVQADAPSGEVVPQEAPRTACAQVAPEATTAEALAAVAKPLRYNSAALLCAIAGYPQHGCGEQIAETGAAEASAEPSGSAPGGGGPSAGLLVGIAAVAVLAAAGVWQSRRRRR